The following is a genomic window from Elusimicrobiales bacterium.
GTTGGAGTATGCGCCGGAACACGGAGAAAGAAAGAAGCAGTTATTGAGAATGGACGCGGAACAACAGCAGCTTTACAACATTATCCGTCAATAACCACTGGGTGTCCCGTTGGCGAAGTCAGGAAAATATTCCGCGCGCGTTGCGCAAAATCGCGGATTGGCGCGGCAAAAATATTGCGGAACTGGGCGCCGGAACCGGCAGACTTACGTTGATATTAGCGACTGAAAGCAAAAGCATAACGGCGTTTGACAATTCTACCCAAATGCTGGCCGTAGCGAGGAAAAAGCTTGAAAAGGCCGACATCAGGAACTGGCGGCTCAAACCCGCAGACAACAGAAAAATCCCGTTGCCCAACAATTGCGCCGACATAACCATCTCGGCATGGAGCATAAGCTATCTGGCGCAGGGTGCAATGGCGGATTGGCAGCCTCATGTGGACGCCGCTCTGGACGAAATGAGAAGACTTCTCATCGCAGGGGGGACGGCAGTGATAATAGAGTCGCTTGGCACCGGTAGCCGCAAACCC
Proteins encoded in this region:
- a CDS encoding class I SAM-dependent methyltransferase, producing the protein MSRWRSQENIPRALRKIADWRGKNIAELGAGTGRLTLILATESKSITAFDNSTQMLAVARKKLEKADIRNWRLKPADNRKIPLPNNCADITISAWSISYLAQGAMADWQPHVDAALDEMRRLLIAGGTAVIIESLGTGSRKPAPPNRRLAVYYNYLERQGFARSSIRTDYKFKTKAEAAELAEFFFGEEMGEKIKKSGSRILPECTGIWHWRKTGLSRAPSR